TCGGGCACGCCCAGGACCTCGAGGGAGTACAGCGAGTACCCGTACCAGTGCGGGCGGGCCGGGTCCCAGTCGAACGCGACCCGCTCCAGCATGACGACGCGCACGTACCGGGCGTCGGCGGGGGCGTCGAACGTCACGGTGTCGGACCCGCCGTCGCTCGCCTCGGACGCGACGGTGGTCCAGCTCGCGTCGTCCTCGGGGGCGGCAGTGGCCACCTGCACCTCGTAGGACGCCGCGTACGCGTCCTCCCACGCCAGCGTGACGCCGTCGACAGCGGCCGAGGCGCCCAGGTCGACCTGGAGCCACGCGGTGAACTCGACGTCCTCGTCGGGCCCGTTGCCGCTGGCCCACCGCGTGCCGGGGTCGCCATCGATCGCGTGGGACGCCGGGAACGAGCCGTCGACGTCGTCCTGCGAGGCGGAGGCCGTCGCGACGCCCGTGCGGGCGAGGTCTGTCGCTGCGAGCGCCGGCGTCGCGGTGGTGACGAGGGCCCCGGGGACCAGCATCGCGAGGAGTCCGACCATGGCGGCGCGTCGCCGTCGTCGTGGTGGGGGCGCGCTCGGCGCCGTGCGGTGGGTCGACCAGGACGTGCGCAGGGCTCCGGACACCGTTCACTCCTTTGTGAGACGACGACACCCCACGTAAGCACGAGACCGGTCTAGGCCACTAGGCCGAAAGGGTTACGGAAGCGTAACGGCGGCTGAGGCTTCGACGTCCTCGACTTCACGCTCGGCTAGTCCGCGATGGGCCCGTCGGTGCTCAGCCGCAGCTCCTCGACGTCGAGCTGGGCCTGGATGGCGCGCAGCACGCCGTCGTCGATCGTGCGCTCGTCGCGGAGCCTCACCACGGTCGCCCGCTTGTGCGCGATGAGCGCGAGCCGCAGCTCGGCGTACTGCCGGTCGGCGCGGACCACAGGGGAGTCGTCCGGGGCGTTCTCCGCGTCGATGACCTGCAGGCGCTCCTCGAACTCGGCGCGGGCCCGGGCGACGATCGCCGGGTCGGTGCCGAGTCGCGAGGCGAGGCCGTCGAGGGCGTCGAGCGCCTCCTGGGTGGCCAACCGGTTCGCGAGCGTCCGCTCCTCCGCGGGGGAGTCGTCCGGCGGGAACGCCGCCCAGCGCACCACCCGGGGGAGCAGGAGGCCCTGCACCACGAGCGAGAGGGTCACGACGCCCGCGGTCACGAACACCAGCAGGTCCCGTGACGGGAACGCCCCGCCCGACTCGACGGTGGTCGGGATGGCGAGGGCCGCGGCCAGCGAGACGGCGCCGCGGAAACCGGCCACGCTGCTGACCACCCGTGCGCGGTCGCTCATCCGGCGCAGCCGCTGGGAGGGTCGGCGGTCGATCAGCCGGATCAGGTACGTCGAGGCGAAGATGAAGGCCAGCCGCACCACGACGACGACGGCCCAGACGGTGACGGTGACGAGCAGGGCGGAGCCGAGGTCCCGGCTGGACAGCCCGCGCTCCGCCGACTGCACCTCGAGCCCGACGAGCACGAACAGCGCCGCGTTGAGCAGGTAGGCGCCGAACGACCAGAACACCACCGCGATCCGCCGGGTGGCGGCGGTGACCGTGCGCGGCCCGAACTGGCGCAGCATCAGGCCGCTGACCACCACCGCGAGGACGCCGGACGCCTCGACGGACTCGGCCAGCAGGAACGCGGTGAACGGCGCGAGCAGCCCCACCACGTTCTCCAGCACGGGATCGACCATGCGCGCGCGCACCACGTTGCCCAGCCATGCGGCGAGCGCGCCGGCCAGCACGCCCCCCACGTACGACAGGACCAGCAGCCACGTCAGCCGGCCGGCGGTGAGCGTCTCCTCGCCAGCAGTCACCCCCACTGCCACCCCGTACAGGACGAGCGCGGTCCCGTCGTTGATCAGGCTCTCGGCCCGGATGACGGCCACGTTCCGGCGCGGCAGCAGCCGGGACAGGGCGCCCACGGCGGTGGCGTCCGTTGGGGCGAGCGCGGCGCCGAGCACCCACGCGGGCCCCCACGGCACGCCGAACGCGTGGGCGACGGCGGCGACGGCGGCCGCGGTCACCACCACGAGGACCGTGCTGGTGAGCAGCACCGCGCGCAGGTTGCGGCGGATCTCCCGCAGCGAGCTGGTGATCGCCTCCCAGTAGAGCAGGGCGGGGAGGAAGACCAGCAGCATCAGCTCCGGCGGCAGGCGCACGAAGCGCAAGGCCGGCACGAGCCCCAGGAGCGCGCCGAGCAGGAGCAGGATCACCGGAGGCGCGATCCGCAGGCGGTTCCCCAGCGCTCCGCCGATCACGATGGCGGCGCCAAGGATCACCACGAGCTCCAAGGCCTGCACGGCTCCACCTCCGTCGGCCGTCGCGCGCCGCCAGGCCCTGGAGGGCCGGGAGGCGTCGCTCGATCGTCCTGCGCCGCCGCGCCCGCGGCCACCGCTGGGCCCCGGGTCAGCGCTCTGAGGGTTCCGAGGTGTCTCGCAGCACCGCGAGGATCGCCTCGGGGGTCGCGCGACCGCCCTGGGCTCCGGAGGCCCGGACCGCGAGCGAGCCCGCTGCCGCGCCCCAGCGGGCGGCGTCGGGCAGGTCGTGGCCCGTGCACCAGGCGGCAGCCAAGGCGCCGACGAAGGCGTCACCGGCGCCGGTGGTGTCGACGACCTGCGGTGCGGCGAACGCGGGGAGCGCCTCGTCGAGCGGTGTTCCGGGGGACCGGTCCACGAGGTGCGAGCCGTCGGTGCCGAGGGTCACGAGGACCGCGACGCCGAGGGCGCCGGCGAGCCGGGCGGCGGGGGAGCCCGAGGGCTCGTGGTCGAGGCCCTCGAGCAGCCATGCGCACTCGTGCTCGTTGACCACCAGGAGGCTCACGTGCCGCCACAGGCCCGGGCTGACGGCGATCGCCGGCGCCAGGTTCAGCAGGAACCGTGCGCCCGCCGCGGAGGCCGCCCGGGCTGCCGCCTCGATGGACTCGGCGGGGATCTCGCCCTGCGCGACGAGCACGTCGGCCGCCGTCAGGGAGCGCAGCGTGGCGGTGACGTGCGCCGGGGGGCACGCGTGGTTCGCGCCCGGGGCGACCGTGATGGCGTTCTCCCCGGCGGCGTCCACGGTGACGAGGGCCAGGCCGGTGGGCTCGGGCGAGCGCAGCACGTCGTCGACGTCGATGCCCTCGGCGGCGAGCGCGTCCAGCAGCGCCGCGCCGTCCGCGTCGTCGCCCACGGCGCCCACCATCGTGACCTGCGCACCCGCGCGAGCGGCGGCCACGGCCTGGTTGGCGCCCTTCCCGCCGCAGGCACGCCGGGTCTGCGAGGCCAGGACCGTCTGCCCGGGAGCGGGAATGGCCTCGACGGTGACGATCAGGTCCATGTTGAGGGAGCCGACGACGACGACCCGCCCGCTGGCGGGCTGCGACGCGCGGTCGGCGCGGGTGCTCATCGGCCCCCGCGGCGGCCCTGCTGGCCGGAGCCCTTGCCCCCGGGCTTCCCCCCGGACTTGCCCGCGGGCCTGCCCCCCGGCTTGCCCCCGGACCTGGCGCCGGGCTTGAGACCGGCCTTGCCGCCCGACGTGCCCGACCGCGCGCCGCCCTTCGAGGCCGCGCCCTTGGCCCCCGCGCCCTTCGAGGCCGCGCCCTTCGACGGAGCGCTCTTCGACGCCGACCGGTCGCGCGGCGGGTCAGCCGCCGCGGTCCGTCCCGCGATGCCCCGCGAGCTGTTCACCGTGCGGCCGCGGACGATGCCGACAAGCTCCTCGACGAGGTCCGTCGAGCGGTCCTCGACCCAGGCGAGCGCCACCGGCGACAGCGGGGCGTCGGGCACGGGCCGGTAGGTGACGTCGCGGCGGTGGTGCAGGCGCGCGAGGGACTGGGGCACCACCAGCACGCCCACGCCCGCGGCGACCAGGGCCACGGCGTCCGCGGTCGTGGCGGGCGGCTCCACGGACAGGCGGGCGCCGGGCGCGTCGTCCCACCCCAGCACGTCGTCGAGCGGCACCACGAGCGTCTCGTCGGCCAGGTCCTCCAGGCCGACCTCGTCGGCGGCGGTCAGCACGTGCTCGCGCGGGACCACGACCACGGACGTCTCGGCGTACAACGGGATGACGCTCAGGCCCTCGCGGTCGAGCGGCGTGCGGACCAGGGCGGCGTCGGCGCGGCCCTCGCGCAGGGCGGCGACCTGGTCGTCCGTGCTGGCGTGCACCAGCTCGAGGCGCACGTCGGGCAGGCGCTCGTTCCACACCCGCACCCACTTGGCGGGGGTGACCCCCGGCACCACGAGCAGCCGGAACGGCGTTGTGTCGTCCCCGGCGCCGTCGCGCTCGATGTGCTCGTCCATCAGCAGCCCCCGGTTCCGCGACCGGCTGCCGGTCGGCGTCGTTCCCTCGACGTCGTGCCGACGCGCTCGGCCCAGGTTACCGGCGACAGGCGCCGATGACGGCCTTGAGCCGGGCGCTCGTTACGCTGGGGGTGTGAGCGCGCCCCGGAAGACCCAGACCATGAAGCCCTCGACTGCGGCGCAGAAGCTCGAGGTGTACCTGCCCGCGACCCCCGCCGAGTTCCAGGAGCGGGACATCTCGCGTGAGGAGCTGCAGGAGCTGCAGCGCACACCCCCGCAGTGGCTGGTCGACCTCCGTAAGAACGGCCCGCACCCGCGCGGGGTCGTCGCGGCCCGCCTGCGCGTGTCGATCAGCGCGCTCGGCCGGCACGGGCTGACCGACCCCCTCACCACCGCGGAGATCGACGAGATCATCCAGAACCCGCCGGAGTGGCTGTCGCGCGAGCGGGCGACGCAGGCCGAGGTGAAGCGTGAGGAGCGCCGGCTCAAGGAGCGCGACGCCCAGCGGCGCGCGAGCGGCGAGAGCACGGACGCGCAGGCCTGACCTGACGCGACGCCGCTCACTGGCAGCGGCGGACCACCAGGTCCCGCACCTCGTGGCCGAGGTCGAGCCCGCGGCGCTCGAACTTCGTCACCGGGCGGTGCGCGGGCCGTGGCGCGAACCCGCCTGACGGGTTCTCCAGCCCGGGGTCGGCGTCGAGGACCTCGAGCATCGCGTCGGCGTACTCGACCCAGTCGGTGGCGCAGTGCAGTGTGCCGCCCACCACGAGCCGGGAGCGCAGCAGCGCGACGTGCGCTGGCTGGATGATGCGGCGCTTGTGGTGCCGCGCCTTGGGCCAGGGGTCGGGGAAGAACACGTGCACCGCGTCGAGGCTGCTCTCGGGAAGCCGGTGGCGCACCAGGTCGAGGGCGTCGCCGTGCGCCACCCGCACGTTCTCGAGCCCTTGCGCCTCCACGAGTCCGAGCAGGTGGGCGATCCCGGGCAGGTGGGCCTCGACGGCGAGGTAGTCCCGAGCGGGGTCGGCCGCGGCCATCGCGGCGGTCGTCTCGCCCATCCCGGACCCGATCTCCAGGACAAGGGGGGCCTCGCGGCCGAACAGCCGCGGCACGTCCAGCAAGCCGTCGGCGGTCTGCGGCATGGGGCCCTGCTCGGCGTCGTGCACGGAGAAGCCCCACCGCGGCCACAGCCGGGCCAGCGCGTCCTCACGCCCGGGGCCCAGCTGGCTGCGGCGCGGGTGGAAGGTGCGCAGCGGCTCGTACGGGGCGGCGTTGGTGTGCCGGAACGCGGCGGACGGGAGGGTCACGAGGGCTCAGCCTACGGACCTGGCCTGGGCCTCCGGCCGCGGCGTCAGGAGGTGAGCGGGGGAGTGGGCTCCTCCTCGGTGGACATCACCGCGAACGACTCCCCGAACGGCCCGCGGATGACCGCCATCCGCCCGTACGCGCTGTCCGCCGCAGGGCTCGTCACGACGCCGCCGAGCGTCGTCGCCAGCTCGACCGCCGCGTCGGTGTCGGCGACGGCGAAGTACGTGGTCCAGGCGGTCGGCACGTCGTCCACGACGTCGGCGGGGATCGCGCCCAGGCCGCCGGCGATATGACCGCCGATCTCCATGGTGTGGTAGATGAAGTCCGGTCCGCTCATGTCCCCGAACGCGTACTCGAAGAGCCGCGAGTAGAACTCGCGGGCTGTCGCCACGTCATGCGTCATGAGCTCGTTCCACACGACCGCTCCGGGCTCGTTGACCACGTGCGCGCCGGTGTGGAGGCCGGCCTCCCACAGCCCGAACACCGCGCCCGTCGGATCCGCCAGCACGGCAACCGTGGCCTGGTCGCCCTCATCGTCGAACGCCGCGATCTCCTCGATGACCTGGCCGCCATGGGCCACGCACCGCTCGACGGCGCCCTCGATGTCGTCGGTCGCCAGGAACGTCATCCACTGCGGCGGCTCCGAGGCGCCCTCGGGGTGGACCCAGAACGCGGCCGCCCGTCGGCCTCCGCGCAGGGCCGTCGTGCGGGATCCCGGACCCGCCTCCTCGAAGTCCCAGTCGAAGAGCCGGCCGTAGAACCTGCGGGCGACCTGCCTGTCCGGAACGCGCAGCTCCACCCACGCCGGGACCCCCTCCGGCCAGCGCTCCTCCCTGGTGCTCATCCCAGACCCCCCTGGTGAGACAGTCCCGGCGGCCCGGGCCTCTGTGCCATCACACCACCGGGGCCCGGCATCTCACCACCGCTCGGGTCCGGGCGCCGCGCCACCCGTGTGCGGGCATGAGCAGACCCCGGGAGTCAGGGTTCCCGGGGTCTGCTCCGCGGGGCGCCAGGGGATGCGTCCCGCCCGCACGAGGCCTCAGGCGGCAGCGCGCCCCAGCCCTCGGAAGTCCCAGCCGGCCTCGCGCCAGTCGTCGGCGTCGAGCGTGGTCGAGGCGGATCGCGAGCGGCAGGCCCAACGCCGCGACATCGCTGTCCTGCTCGCCTTCAGCCGGGCGGCCTGCTCCTTGTCGAGCGCCTCGCGCAAGGAGCCAGCCTGCGCCCGGCTGCTGCGGAGCTGGCCGAGCTCGGCGAGCTCGGCCATGAGGTCGTCGTCCAACGCGGGCCGCGGCTCCGGGAGCCGGGGGGATGGCGCCGCGCCGGGGAGCGGGGCGGGATCGGGGGCCGGAGCCGGGTCGCCACCGGCGTAAGCGCCGGCCCGGGCCGACTGCGCGGGCATCGAGTACAGCGACCGCGAGTTCTCCAGCCAGCCCGCCCAGCGGGTGATCCAGGACCGGGTCGGCTCGAGGATCCGCTGCGGCGTTGTGACGCCGCCGATGGTGGCGTCGGCGAACGGCTTGATGATCTCGGGCAGCGTGCCCTCGGTCCAGATCGTGTCGGAGTCGAGCAGCACGGTGATCTCGTGCCGCGACATCTCGGTGCCGATCTTCACCGCGTTCCGCTTTCCCTGAATGGGGGTGTGCACCCATTGCACGAGTGGCGCGAACTCCTCGCAGACTCCGACTAGGCCGGGGTTTGGCGCGCCATTGATGACCACGATCACCTCGTCGGGCGACTGCTCGGTGACGCGCACCAGGACTTCCCGGAAGAGGTCGAGCGGCTCGTCGACGACGGGGACGATCACGCTGGTTCCCGCATGATGCTCGGCGGTGAAGGGGCGGTAGCGGCGCGAGAGCACGACCTTCAGGAGCCAGAGCGCCCACACCAGGCCGGAGACCACGGCGCAGAGGTAGACCTCGTTGTTGTCGTCGAGCATGTGACGGATCTGGAGCAGGAAGATGAACATCGCGCTGACCTTGGGTGACGTCGTTGTTCGGGCTGGAGGTGCGCTCGGCGTCATCGACGAGGCGGGTGGACGGGGACCGTCGGACGAGGCGCGCCGACGCCTTCGCCGAGCATGCTCGGCGACCGCTCCGGGGTGGTCTCCGAAGCGGTGCGGTGGGTCGGGGCGGCTGGGGCGATGCCTACCGGTTGGTCTGGTTAGGCGTGTTCCACACCTTGGCGGCTCACGGCCGAAGAATGCAACCTCCGATGTGAGGGCAGGTCGCTTTCGGGGTCATTTCAGGGGGCCCGTCTGAACCGAATGTCCGAAATTGCAATACCTTGGCGCGGCGCCTGGACAAGTCAACATGAGAGAACTCTCATTGACGGACGCACGTCCAGGACGGACGTCTTGAACAAGCGTCCATGAATTCATGGCGACAATTTGCGGACGGGTATTACTTGTGCTTGAGGGGATCCCCGAGGCGGTCAGCGGGTAGTGCGTCGAGCCAGTCCAGCACCTCGCGGAGGTATCGGCCCCGCGCCTGCTCGGCGGAGAGCGCGAGGTCGTGGGCGCCGCCGGGGACCTCGACGAAAGTGGTGTCCGGCCCCAGTCGCGCAGAGCGCGCCGCGATCTGCGCGACGTCCAGCACCGAGTCCGTCGACAGCAGCGCATCGTGCCACCGGTCGTCCGGGCCGGTGGCGTCGGAGGCCAGCACCAGCACCGGGCAGGAGATCGCCAGGCCGCGCGCCACCCGCGCATGGCCCCGGCGCACCGTCCGCAGCCACCCGGCGCGCACCGGGAACCCGCCATGCGGCTTCCAGGCCAGGTCGTAGTCCCACTCGCCGCCCGAGGCCGCGTGCAACGCCTGCCCGTAGTGGGGGCTGAGCTTGCCGACCACCAGGCGGGGCGCGAGCGGCCCCGCCACGTCGATCAGGCGCGTGGCGACCACCCGCTCGAACCACGAGCCGCGCAGGTCCAGCCACGGGCTGTTCAGCACCAGGGCGCCCACGACTCCGTCGTCACGCCGGGCGTCTGCCCACAGCGCGGCGATCAGCCCGCCGGTCGAGTGGCCCATGAGGACGAGCTCGTCGTGGTCGACGAGCAGCAGCCGCGCCGCGGCGTCGAGCTCCTCGCTGTGCACGGACAGGTCTGTCACGTAGTTGGGCTCCTGCCAGGGGAGCAGCGACCGTCCGTAGCCGCGCAGGTCGAGCGCGTAGAAGTCGTCGCCGTGCGCCGCGAAGGCGTCGCCGACGTGGCGCTGGAAGAAGTAGTCGACGAACCCGTGGACGTAGAGCACCGCTCGGCGCGCCGCCGGTGCGCCCGGGTCCGGGGTCCGGCGCACCAGTGTGGCCACCGGCGACCTGCCGCTCCGGTCGGGGCGCAGCGGCAGCGTCTGCGCCGTCCACCCCTCGCCCAGGACGTCAGGCGCGGGGGAGGCGGGCCTGGTCGCGAGCGCGTCGTCGGGCATGTCGTGATCGTGCCATGAGGGCGTCCCGGCTGTTGTGGTTCGGGGGTTCCCGGCCCGATCCGCGGTGGCCTGCATTGCGGTCCGCGCGGGGCGGGCTGAGGCTGGACCGTGAGTGCTGGACTCGGGGGGTGGCGTCAGGTGGCGGCAGGGCGGCCGGAGGGTGGAACGCTGCGGGGATCGGCTGGGCGTCAGTCCTGGGCCGTGGCGCCCTGTGGCGCGGGCGAGGCGTCGGTGGCCCCGTCTACCGCGCCGCGCCCGGCCGTGGGCGGCCCGGCGTCCGCGTCCGGCGCGTGGCCGGTGTGTCGCGCGCGAGCGAAGGCCGCGCCCGCGAGGGCAAGGGCGAGGGCGACGACGCCGCCAGCGAGCCACATCCACTGCCGGTCGGGCGGCGGGGCCACGGCGCCCTCGATGGCGTACCCCTGCGCGGACAGCGTCAACCTGTCTCCGCGCACCGCGTGCCAGGTGACGGTGCGCCCGTCGAGCTCACCGTTGTGGTCCACGACCACCCCGGGGAACGTGATGCGGACCCGCACGTCGAGCTCGTCCAGGTCCGCGCCCTCGGCGCCGCCCGCTGGCCCTCCCAGCATCGCGTCCGAGACGTCGATCGCGCCCGAGACGACGAACTGGTCGCCGTCGCGCGTGATCTCCACCGACGAGCCGTCGTTGCCGAAGGTGTCCAGTGGCGCGTTCTCGACCGTGACCCGCTTGCCCGCGAAACCGGCCTCGGTGAACGACTCCACGGTGGCGCCGGGCACGTCGCCGGCCAGCGCGGGCAGCTGCAGCGACTCCACCAGGGCCTCCGCGGTGACGCCCGAGCGCTCGGCGAACTCCTCCGACACGGCGAAGGTCAGCGACCCGCTCTGCGTGTCGTCG
The sequence above is a segment of the Cellulomonas chengniuliangii genome. Coding sequences within it:
- a CDS encoding LysR family substrate-binding domain-containing protein, which gives rise to MDEHIERDGAGDDTTPFRLLVVPGVTPAKWVRVWNERLPDVRLELVHASTDDQVAALREGRADAALVRTPLDREGLSVIPLYAETSVVVVPREHVLTAADEVGLEDLADETLVVPLDDVLGWDDAPGARLSVEPPATTADAVALVAAGVGVLVVPQSLARLHHRRDVTYRPVPDAPLSPVALAWVEDRSTDLVEELVGIVRGRTVNSSRGIAGRTAAADPPRDRSASKSAPSKGAASKGAGAKGAASKGGARSGTSGGKAGLKPGARSGGKPGGRPAGKSGGKPGGKGSGQQGRRGGR
- a CDS encoding DUF5997 family protein; this translates as MSAPRKTQTMKPSTAAQKLEVYLPATPAEFQERDISREELQELQRTPPQWLVDLRKNGPHPRGVVAARLRVSISALGRHGLTDPLTTAEIDEIIQNPPEWLSRERATQAEVKREERRLKERDAQRRASGESTDAQA
- a CDS encoding LppM family (lipo)protein, translated to MPRRTAAVALVALVTLGLAGCVRVDLATTLHPDDTQSGSLTFAVSEEFAERSGVTAEALVESLQLPALAGDVPGATVESFTEAGFAGKRVTVENAPLDTFGNDGSSVEITRDGDQFVVSGAIDVSDAMLGGPAGGAEGADLDELDVRVRITFPGVVVDHNGELDGRTVTWHAVRGDRLTLSAQGYAIEGAVAPPPDRQWMWLAGGVVALALALAGAAFARARHTGHAPDADAGPPTAGRGAVDGATDASPAPQGATAQD
- a CDS encoding VOC family protein, coding for MSTREERWPEGVPAWVELRVPDRQVARRFYGRLFDWDFEEAGPGSRTTALRGGRRAAAFWVHPEGASEPPQWMTFLATDDIEGAVERCVAHGGQVIEEIAAFDDEGDQATVAVLADPTGAVFGLWEAGLHTGAHVVNEPGAVVWNELMTHDVATAREFYSRLFEYAFGDMSGPDFIYHTMEIGGHIAGGLGAIPADVVDDVPTAWTTYFAVADTDAAVELATTLGGVVTSPAADSAYGRMAVIRGPFGESFAVMSTEEEPTPPLTS
- a CDS encoding glycosyltransferase, encoding MFIFLLQIRHMLDDNNEVYLCAVVSGLVWALWLLKVVLSRRYRPFTAEHHAGTSVIVPVVDEPLDLFREVLVRVTEQSPDEVIVVINGAPNPGLVGVCEEFAPLVQWVHTPIQGKRNAVKIGTEMSRHEITVLLDSDTIWTEGTLPEIIKPFADATIGGVTTPQRILEPTRSWITRWAGWLENSRSLYSMPAQSARAGAYAGGDPAPAPDPAPLPGAAPSPRLPEPRPALDDDLMAELAELGQLRSSRAQAGSLREALDKEQAARLKASRTAMSRRWACRSRSASTTLDADDWREAGWDFRGLGRAAA
- the trmB gene encoding tRNA (guanosine(46)-N7)-methyltransferase TrmB, with protein sequence MTLPSAAFRHTNAAPYEPLRTFHPRRSQLGPGREDALARLWPRWGFSVHDAEQGPMPQTADGLLDVPRLFGREAPLVLEIGSGMGETTAAMAAADPARDYLAVEAHLPGIAHLLGLVEAQGLENVRVAHGDALDLVRHRLPESSLDAVHVFFPDPWPKARHHKRRIIQPAHVALLRSRLVVGGTLHCATDWVEYADAMLEVLDADPGLENPSGGFAPRPAHRPVTKFERRGLDLGHEVRDLVVRRCQ
- a CDS encoding ribokinase, which gives rise to MSTRADRASQPASGRVVVVGSLNMDLIVTVEAIPAPGQTVLASQTRRACGGKGANQAVAAARAGAQVTMVGAVGDDADGAALLDALAAEGIDVDDVLRSPEPTGLALVTVDAAGENAITVAPGANHACPPAHVTATLRSLTAADVLVAQGEIPAESIEAAARAASAAGARFLLNLAPAIAVSPGLWRHVSLLVVNEHECAWLLEGLDHEPSGSPAARLAGALGVAVLVTLGTDGSHLVDRSPGTPLDEALPAFAAPQVVDTTGAGDAFVGALAAAWCTGHDLPDAARWGAAAGSLAVRASGAQGGRATPEAILAVLRDTSEPSER
- a CDS encoding alpha/beta hydrolase, producing MPDDALATRPASPAPDVLGEGWTAQTLPLRPDRSGRSPVATLVRRTPDPGAPAARRAVLYVHGFVDYFFQRHVGDAFAAHGDDFYALDLRGYGRSLLPWQEPNYVTDLSVHSEELDAAARLLLVDHDELVLMGHSTGGLIAALWADARRDDGVVGALVLNSPWLDLRGSWFERVVATRLIDVAGPLAPRLVVGKLSPHYGQALHAASGGEWDYDLAWKPHGGFPVRAGWLRTVRRGHARVARGLAISCPVLVLASDATGPDDRWHDALLSTDSVLDVAQIAARSARLGPDTTFVEVPGGAHDLALSAEQARGRYLREVLDWLDALPADRLGDPLKHK
- a CDS encoding Na+/H+ antiporter — translated: MQALELVVILGAAIVIGGALGNRLRIAPPVILLLLGALLGLVPALRFVRLPPELMLLVFLPALLYWEAITSSLREIRRNLRAVLLTSTVLVVVTAAAVAAVAHAFGVPWGPAWVLGAALAPTDATAVGALSRLLPRRNVAVIRAESLINDGTALVLYGVAVGVTAGEETLTAGRLTWLLVLSYVGGVLAGALAAWLGNVVRARMVDPVLENVVGLLAPFTAFLLAESVEASGVLAVVVSGLMLRQFGPRTVTAATRRIAVVFWSFGAYLLNAALFVLVGLEVQSAERGLSSRDLGSALLVTVTVWAVVVVVRLAFIFASTYLIRLIDRRPSQRLRRMSDRARVVSSVAGFRGAVSLAAALAIPTTVESGGAFPSRDLLVFVTAGVVTLSLVVQGLLLPRVVRWAAFPPDDSPAEERTLANRLATQEALDALDGLASRLGTDPAIVARARAEFEERLQVIDAENAPDDSPVVRADRQYAELRLALIAHKRATVVRLRDERTIDDGVLRAIQAQLDVEELRLSTDGPIAD